The proteins below are encoded in one region of Deltaproteobacteria bacterium:
- the ablA gene encoding lysine 2,3-aminomutase — MQIYTENQRRLAKTIEKQATRSAWTDWTWHVRNSIRSIDEVERLLGIRFPDQERADLKRTVDTFPLAITPYYLSLVDAADYRNDPIFLQAFPSVHELRIERHDMADPLHEDEDSPVPGLTHRYPDRVLLHVSNTCAMYCRHCTRKRKVGDRDSIPSRDELRQGIAYIRDTPQIRDVLLSGGDPFLLSDDMLDWLLTEITAIDHVEVVRIGTRTPVVLPYRITDELVAMLKKHHPLWINTHFNHPAEVTASSRQALAKLADAGIPLGNQSVLLAGVNDCPRLIKVLNHKLVRNRVRPYYLYQCDLSEGLSHFRTPIGKGIEIMESLRGHTSGFAVPTFVVDAPGGGGKIPLMPNYILSWTTNKVVLRNYEGVITTYHEPEHYESTYCDRECATCSLQLREADAEERAVGIERLLVDWDETLSLTPEDNERMERRTDAA; from the coding sequence GTGCAGATTTACACGGAAAATCAACGCCGTCTGGCGAAAACCATTGAAAAGCAGGCCACCCGCTCGGCCTGGACGGACTGGACCTGGCACGTCCGCAACAGCATTCGGAGCATCGACGAGGTCGAACGCCTGCTCGGTATCCGCTTTCCCGACCAGGAACGCGCCGACCTCAAACGCACGGTGGACACCTTTCCCCTGGCCATCACGCCGTATTATTTGTCCCTCGTCGACGCGGCCGACTACCGCAACGACCCAATTTTCCTTCAGGCCTTTCCCTCGGTCCACGAACTGCGCATCGAACGCCACGACATGGCCGATCCGCTGCACGAGGACGAAGACTCTCCCGTGCCCGGCCTGACCCATCGCTACCCGGACCGGGTACTGCTTCATGTCAGCAACACCTGCGCCATGTACTGCCGCCACTGCACGCGCAAACGCAAGGTCGGCGACCGTGACTCCATCCCCAGTCGGGACGAGTTGCGCCAGGGCATCGCGTATATCCGTGACACCCCGCAAATTCGGGATGTCCTGCTCTCCGGCGGCGACCCCTTTCTCCTGTCCGACGACATGCTCGACTGGTTGCTGACCGAAATCACGGCCATCGACCACGTGGAAGTGGTGCGCATCGGCACGCGCACGCCCGTGGTTCTGCCTTACCGGATCACGGACGAGCTCGTGGCCATGCTCAAAAAGCATCACCCCCTCTGGATCAACACCCATTTCAACCATCCGGCCGAGGTCACGGCATCTTCCAGGCAGGCCCTGGCCAAGCTGGCCGACGCCGGCATCCCCCTGGGCAACCAGAGCGTGCTTCTGGCCGGCGTGAACGACTGCCCGCGCCTGATCAAGGTGCTGAACCACAAACTGGTCCGCAACCGGGTCCGGCCCTATTACCTGTACCAGTGCGACCTGTCCGAGGGGCTGAGCCATTTCCGCACGCCCATCGGCAAGGGCATCGAAATCATGGAAAGCCTGCGCGGCCATACCAGCGGTTTCGCCGTGCCGACCTTTGTGGTCGACGCGCCGGGCGGCGGCGGAAAAATCCCGCTCATGCCCAACTACATCCTGTCCTGGACCACGAACAAGGTCGTGTTGCGCAATTACGAGGGCGTCATCACCACCTACCACGAACCCGAGCACTACGAATCGACCTACTGCGACCGTGAGTGCGCCACCTGCTCCCTGCAACTGCGCGAGGCCGACGCCGAGGAACGGGCCGTGGGCATCGAGCGACTGCTGGTCGATTGGGACGAGACCCTGAGTTTGACACCGGAGGACAACGAACGCATGGAGAGGCGCACCGATGCGGCCTGA
- the ablB gene encoding putative beta-lysine N-acetyltransferase, which yields MRPDTLISMPGATLQHGPASDRVYLMKLSSVDATRIIRFMDRLATANGYSKLFAKVPGAAESRFTAKGFRVEARVPAMYGGREDGCFMAKYPDQKRSRIADPQRVRNVLDTALRQEPRSSSPTPPPGWTCRRMAEADVDDMATLYRLVFETYPFPIHDPDYLRSTMRASVRYFGMLDDQGRVVALASAEMDTDGKNAEMTDFATQEDCRGKGLASALLARMERDMAQAGIRTAFTIARAHATGMNVVFSRQGYTFAGTLPNNTQIKGDLESMNVWYKYLDTDDKTQTV from the coding sequence ATGCGGCCTGATACCCTGATCTCCATGCCCGGCGCGACACTTCAGCACGGTCCTGCCAGTGACCGCGTCTATCTCATGAAACTGAGCAGCGTCGACGCGACGCGCATCATCCGCTTCATGGACCGCCTGGCCACGGCCAATGGCTATTCCAAGCTCTTCGCCAAGGTTCCAGGGGCGGCCGAATCCCGGTTCACGGCCAAGGGCTTCCGTGTCGAAGCGCGGGTTCCGGCCATGTATGGCGGCCGGGAGGATGGGTGTTTCATGGCCAAATATCCCGATCAAAAACGGTCCCGCATCGCGGACCCGCAGCGGGTGCGCAACGTTCTGGACACCGCCCTGCGCCAGGAGCCGCGATCATCGTCCCCGACCCCGCCGCCCGGCTGGACCTGCCGACGCATGGCCGAAGCCGATGTTGACGACATGGCCACGCTCTACCGTCTTGTCTTTGAAACCTACCCCTTTCCCATTCACGATCCGGACTACCTGCGCTCGACAATGCGCGCGTCCGTGCGCTACTTCGGGATGCTCGACGACCAGGGGCGCGTGGTGGCCCTGGCGTCGGCGGAAATGGACACCGACGGCAAGAACGCGGAAATGACGGATTTCGCCACCCAGGAAGACTGCCGGGGCAAGGGACTGGCCAGCGCGCTTTTGGCGCGCATGGAACGCGACATGGCCCAGGCCGGCATCCGCACCGCCTTCACCATCGCCCGGGCCCACGCCACGGGCATGAATGTCGTTTTCTCCCGGCAGGGCTACACCTTCGCCGGCACCCTGCCCAACAACACCCAGATCAAGGGCGATCTGGAGAGCATGAATGTTTGGTATAAATACCTCGACACAGACGACAAAACACAAACGGTTTGA
- a CDS encoding YitT family protein → MFGINTSTQTTKHKRFDLTYSVRWNLLLITTGAVLYSFAMKAVALPQQFIPGGFFGVGSIIYYATGWLTPGILFFLLNLPAFVLGWTKLSPRFVLYSLYAMVATSVSYELIDATLDIHEQLHAAVACGVLNGFGGGLILRSLGSGGGLDIIAVWLFQNFNIGVGKVYFAFNAALYLFCLAIMPIDQVIVSLIMVFISSVVVEHTLSLFSQRKVVFIVSDHSDAIAQTILESMKQSATFLRGMGAFSKREKNVLLTVVNNIQLKRLEEITFSHDPQALFIVENTFTVLGSSFSKRKIY, encoded by the coding sequence ATGTTTGGTATAAATACCTCGACACAGACGACAAAACACAAACGGTTTGATCTTACCTACTCCGTCCGGTGGAACCTGCTGCTGATCACCACCGGCGCGGTCCTGTATTCCTTCGCCATGAAGGCCGTGGCCCTGCCCCAGCAGTTCATACCGGGCGGCTTCTTCGGCGTGGGGTCGATCATCTATTACGCCACGGGCTGGCTCACGCCGGGCATTCTCTTCTTTCTCCTGAACCTGCCCGCCTTTGTCCTGGGCTGGACCAAGCTCAGTCCGCGCTTCGTCCTGTACAGCCTCTACGCCATGGTGGCCACGTCGGTCAGCTACGAGCTGATCGACGCCACCCTGGACATCCACGAGCAACTCCACGCGGCCGTGGCCTGCGGCGTGCTCAACGGTTTTGGCGGCGGGCTCATCCTGCGTTCCCTGGGCTCGGGCGGTGGCCTTGACATCATCGCGGTCTGGCTCTTCCAGAACTTCAACATCGGTGTCGGCAAGGTCTACTTCGCCTTCAACGCCGCCCTGTATCTGTTCTGTCTGGCCATCATGCCCATCGATCAGGTCATCGTGTCCCTGATCATGGTCTTCATTTCCTCGGTCGTGGTCGAGCACACCCTGTCCCTGTTCTCGCAGCGCAAGGTGGTCTTCATCGTTTCCGACCATTCCGACGCCATTGCCCAGACAATCCTGGAGTCCATGAAGCAAAGCGCCACGTTTTTGCGGGGCATGGGCGCCTTCAGCAAGCGCGAAAAAAACGTCCTTTTGACCGTGGTCAACAATATCCAGCTCAAACGGCTGGAAGAAATCACGTTCTCCCATGACCCCCAGGCCCTGTTCATCGTCGAGAACACGTTTACCGTGCTCGGTTCGAGCTTTTCCAAACGCAAGATCTACTGA